One region of Pseudoalteromonas galatheae genomic DNA includes:
- a CDS encoding MlaC/ttg2D family ABC transporter substrate-binding protein — protein sequence MKKLLVIFSFLIFSGFASANDTPYELINHVGDKLFADIKTVNQDGKATETQMKGIVRSRLMPHIDVKFVSFKLLGKHIKGLKRDEAIEFINAVDKYLVATYANALLQYKGQDVLFEELPVSDGADFATVKVVIKEQSKPDIDMHFKFRQSKDGSWKVYDMVAEGISLLSAKQKEITMRISEVGLAQVTAELKSKA from the coding sequence ATGAAAAAGTTACTCGTTATTTTCAGTTTTCTCATTTTCTCAGGCTTCGCTTCTGCGAATGACACGCCTTACGAGTTAATTAATCACGTTGGCGATAAACTATTTGCCGACATAAAAACGGTTAATCAAGATGGCAAGGCGACGGAAACTCAGATGAAAGGCATTGTACGTAGCCGTTTAATGCCGCACATAGATGTCAAGTTTGTATCTTTTAAATTACTTGGCAAACACATCAAAGGGTTAAAGCGAGATGAAGCGATTGAATTTATCAATGCAGTAGATAAGTATCTTGTAGCCACCTATGCCAATGCACTTTTGCAGTATAAAGGTCAAGATGTATTGTTTGAAGAATTACCAGTTTCTGACGGCGCTGATTTTGCCACAGTCAAGGTGGTAATAAAAGAGCAATCAAAACCGGATATTGATATGCATTTTAAGTTTCGCCAAAGCAAAGACGGCAGTTGGAAAGTCTATGACATGGTTGCTGAAGGTATTTCTTTATTGAGTGCTAAGCAAAAAGAGATCACGATGAGAATTTCAGAAGTAGGTTTAGCTCAGGTTACGGCTGAATTGAAGAGCAAAGCATAA
- a CDS encoding 2-hydroxyacid dehydrogenase produces MRIALFSSQNYEVPFFEQAVNIYSELEISFISESLNENTVSLCQHYDAVCVFVNDSVNAQVIDKLADYGVKFIALRCAGFNNVDIRQAKLRGINVVRVPAYSPEAVAEHCIALMLTLSRKTHKAYNRVREDNFDLNGLLGFNIYNKTVGIIGCGKIGQALVSILNGFGANVLVYDPNVGEGPYTLVSLDILLAQSDIISLHCPLNENTHHIIDDAAFAKMKAGVMLINTSRGALLDSKACIAALKSKQLGYLGLDVYEQESELFFKNHSEEIIQDDVFSRLVSFPNVLVTGHQGFFTKEALKQIATITCENLDAARLEKPLINQVI; encoded by the coding sequence ATGAGAATCGCCCTATTCAGTTCGCAAAACTATGAAGTGCCATTTTTTGAGCAAGCTGTAAATATTTACTCAGAACTTGAAATAAGCTTTATTAGCGAGTCACTCAATGAAAACACAGTTTCACTGTGTCAGCACTATGACGCGGTTTGTGTATTTGTAAACGATTCTGTAAATGCGCAAGTGATTGATAAACTCGCTGACTATGGTGTTAAATTCATCGCCCTACGCTGCGCAGGTTTCAATAACGTTGATATTCGACAAGCAAAGCTGCGTGGTATAAATGTTGTCCGTGTGCCAGCCTACAGTCCTGAAGCGGTTGCAGAGCACTGTATCGCGTTAATGCTAACGCTCAGCCGCAAAACTCATAAGGCCTATAATCGAGTTCGAGAAGATAACTTTGATCTCAACGGTTTACTAGGTTTTAATATTTATAATAAAACGGTCGGTATCATCGGTTGTGGCAAAATTGGGCAAGCATTGGTCAGTATCTTGAACGGCTTTGGTGCCAATGTATTAGTTTATGACCCAAACGTTGGAGAAGGCCCCTACACTTTGGTCTCTCTAGATATCTTACTAGCACAATCGGATATTATTAGTCTGCACTGTCCGCTTAATGAAAATACCCATCATATTATCGATGATGCTGCGTTTGCCAAAATGAAAGCGGGTGTGATGCTTATTAACACCAGTAGAGGCGCCCTGTTAGATAGCAAAGCCTGTATCGCCGCGCTCAAGTCTAAACAACTCGGTTATCTCGGCTTAGATGTGTATGAACAAGAGTCAGAGCTATTTTTTAAAAACCATAGTGAAGAAATAATTCAAGATGATGTTTTCTCGCGTTTGGTTAGCTTCCCCAACGTACTAGTTACAGGGCATCAAGGCTTCTTTACCAAAGAAGCACTAAAACAAATTGCAACAATAACCTGTGAAAACCTCGACGCAGCAAGACTGGAAAAGCCGTTGATAAACCAAGTAATCTAA
- a CDS encoding LacI family DNA-binding transcriptional regulator, with protein MKGKATSFDIAHYAGVSQSTVSRALRNSPLVNEETRRRVHEIAKKLNYKVDKNASNLRTQQSSTLALLLFEDPTEDESQINPFFLSMLGSITRACAKEGYDLLVSFQSTSSDWHADYEDSHRADGLILLGYGDYIDYQSKLQTLLDNHTKFVCWGATVDNRPDLTVSCDNYGGGVLAAKHLIDMVRTDCAFIGDASDHSPEFFARFKGFRDTLKAKGIEVSDRKMANAISTEDSGYHATRSLIANNVKFNALFAASDLIAIGAIKALQEAGVRVPHDVHVVGFDNIAAAGYVSPSLTTVQQNTTLAGQMLVDNLLTLIRGEAVTSTLLPPKLIVRQSSR; from the coding sequence ATGAAAGGTAAAGCAACTTCATTTGATATCGCCCATTATGCTGGCGTTTCGCAATCTACGGTATCGCGCGCCCTAAGAAATAGCCCTTTGGTTAACGAAGAAACTCGTCGTCGCGTTCATGAGATTGCTAAAAAGCTTAACTATAAGGTCGATAAAAACGCGAGTAATCTGCGCACTCAGCAAAGCAGTACGTTGGCTTTGCTGTTATTTGAAGATCCCACAGAAGACGAGTCACAAATTAATCCTTTCTTTTTAAGTATGCTTGGCAGTATTACCCGAGCATGCGCGAAAGAAGGCTATGACCTTTTAGTGTCGTTTCAATCGACGAGCAGTGATTGGCATGCCGATTACGAGGATAGTCATCGTGCTGACGGGTTAATTTTACTCGGCTATGGTGATTACATCGATTACCAGTCAAAGTTACAAACTCTACTCGACAACCACACGAAGTTTGTTTGCTGGGGGGCAACGGTTGATAACCGTCCAGACCTCACTGTGAGCTGCGATAATTACGGTGGTGGTGTATTAGCTGCAAAGCATTTAATCGACATGGTCAGAACAGATTGTGCGTTTATTGGCGATGCCTCGGATCACAGCCCGGAATTTTTTGCGCGTTTTAAAGGTTTTAGAGACACCCTTAAAGCAAAAGGTATTGAGGTGAGTGACCGTAAAATGGCAAATGCGATTTCCACAGAAGACTCAGGGTATCATGCGACTCGCTCTTTAATCGCCAACAATGTTAAATTTAATGCGCTTTTCGCTGCTAGCGATCTCATTGCTATTGGCGCGATTAAGGCACTTCAAGAAGCGGGCGTTCGCGTGCCGCATGATGTGCATGTCGTTGGCTTTGATAACATTGCCGCGGCGGGTTATGTTTCTCCCTCTTTGACTACTGTGCAGCAAAACACCACATTGGCAGGGCAAATGCTAGTCGATAACCTACTTACGCTTATCCGAGGTGAAGCGGTAACCTCTACCCTCTTGCCGCCGAAATTGATTGTTAGGCAGTCTTCACGGTAG
- a CDS encoding YdcH family protein, with product MNIERHSLAKELPEFKDRIHDLKLSDGHFSRLFKDYHEVDNEVIRIEDGVEHSSDEYLESLKKKRLWLKDQLYQILKSAD from the coding sequence ATGAACATTGAACGTCACAGCCTAGCTAAAGAACTCCCAGAATTTAAAGATAGAATTCATGACTTAAAACTGTCAGATGGACACTTCTCAAGGTTATTTAAAGATTACCATGAAGTGGACAATGAAGTTATTCGGATTGAAGATGGTGTAGAGCACTCAAGTGATGAGTATCTCGAGTCACTAAAGAAAAAAAGGCTGTGGTTAAAAGATCAGCTTTACCAAATTCTAAAAAGCGCGGATTAA
- the glk gene encoding glucokinase produces the protein MSQTTSHSSVPFEPIVVADIGGTNARFAIVSDFDARTNHFSITHQVTFPSAEFQSFESAIQKYLTELPVAQPSRACLAVAGPIKSQQVHLTNLGWHFSSEDIKAQFDFTELAVINDFAAFAYAAPYLALEKNLVIKQGQPELGANIGVMGPGTGFGAACLARDINGSAVMSCEAGHISLAPVTALDKELLKVLRASIQHVSVETVFSGPGIARLYKAMAEVRGEQAKDLNAAQISALAKECKVCDATLSHFCDWMGSVAGDLALTFGALGGVYIGGGILPRMKARLQASSFVERFTEKGMMSQYTSQIPVTLVVQDNIPLIGAAACIHERRRA, from the coding sequence ATGAGCCAGACAACAAGCCATTCATCCGTGCCGTTTGAGCCGATTGTCGTTGCCGACATCGGGGGAACAAACGCCAGATTTGCAATCGTGTCAGATTTTGATGCGCGAACTAACCATTTTTCAATTACGCATCAAGTCACTTTTCCTAGTGCTGAATTCCAGTCTTTTGAATCCGCTATCCAAAAATATTTAACTGAGCTACCTGTTGCGCAACCAAGCAGAGCCTGCCTCGCGGTTGCTGGTCCTATTAAATCTCAGCAAGTTCATTTAACTAATTTAGGTTGGCACTTTAGTTCAGAAGATATCAAAGCTCAGTTCGACTTTACCGAGCTTGCCGTGATCAACGATTTTGCCGCTTTTGCCTACGCGGCACCTTATTTGGCACTAGAGAAAAATCTAGTAATTAAGCAAGGTCAACCTGAGCTAGGTGCAAATATCGGCGTGATGGGTCCGGGCACTGGATTTGGTGCGGCTTGCCTTGCTAGAGATATCAATGGCAGCGCAGTGATGAGCTGTGAAGCAGGGCATATATCGCTTGCGCCGGTTACTGCTCTAGACAAAGAGTTATTAAAGGTGCTGCGCGCGAGTATTCAACATGTTTCAGTCGAAACTGTATTTTCAGGCCCGGGTATTGCGAGACTCTATAAAGCCATGGCTGAAGTGCGTGGTGAGCAAGCTAAAGATCTTAATGCTGCGCAGATCAGTGCGCTTGCGAAAGAATGCAAGGTTTGTGACGCAACATTGAGTCACTTCTGTGACTGGATGGGGAGCGTAGCTGGCGATTTAGCGCTGACTTTTGGAGCCTTAGGTGGTGTTTATATTGGTGGTGGGATCTTGCCGCGGATGAAAGCGCGATTACAAGCAAGTAGCTTTGTTGAGCGCTTTACCGAAAAAGGCATGATGTCACAGTACACGAGCCAAATTCCAGTGACTTTGGTGGTACAAGATAATATCCCACTGATTGGTGCAGCGGCATGTATTCATGAGCGACGCCGAGCCTAA
- the purM gene encoding phosphoribosylformylglycinamidine cyclo-ligase, with protein sequence MSEQKQSLSYKDAGVDIDAGNALVERIKGVVKKTRRPEVMGGIGGFGALCELPTGYKEPVLVAGTDGVGTKLRLAIDLKKHDTVGIDLVAMCVNDLIVQGAEPLFFLDYYATGKLDVDVAADVVSGIGKGCELSGCALIGGETAEMPGMYEGDDYDMAGFCTGVVEKSKIIDGTKVASGDQLIALGSSGPHSNGYSLIRKVLEISGADTNAEFEGKTLGEHLLEPTRIYVKQILALLKEVDVHALSHITGGGFWENIPRVLPESAKAVIKGDSWQWPAIFNWLQENGNIATHEMYRTFNCGVGMILVVPADKLEQSLEILKEQGENAWHIGEIQDAQAGEEQVEILGGAE encoded by the coding sequence GTGAGCGAACAAAAACAGTCTCTTAGTTATAAAGACGCTGGCGTTGACATCGATGCGGGCAACGCATTGGTCGAAAGAATTAAAGGCGTAGTAAAAAAAACTCGTCGCCCTGAAGTAATGGGTGGCATTGGTGGTTTTGGTGCACTATGCGAACTTCCAACTGGATATAAAGAGCCTGTTTTGGTTGCTGGCACTGACGGTGTTGGTACTAAGCTACGCTTAGCTATCGATTTGAAAAAGCACGACACAGTAGGTATTGACCTAGTTGCTATGTGTGTTAACGATCTTATTGTCCAAGGTGCTGAACCGCTGTTTTTCTTGGATTACTATGCCACAGGCAAGTTAGACGTTGACGTCGCAGCAGATGTGGTATCTGGTATTGGTAAGGGCTGTGAACTTTCGGGTTGTGCGCTTATCGGTGGTGAAACAGCTGAAATGCCAGGCATGTACGAAGGCGATGACTACGATATGGCTGGCTTTTGTACTGGTGTGGTCGAAAAGTCTAAAATCATTGATGGAACTAAAGTTGCATCTGGCGATCAGCTAATTGCACTAGGTTCAAGCGGTCCGCACTCAAACGGCTACTCTCTAATTCGTAAAGTACTAGAAATATCTGGCGCAGATACTAACGCAGAGTTCGAAGGCAAAACTCTAGGCGAGCACCTGCTAGAGCCGACCCGTATCTACGTAAAGCAAATCTTAGCGCTATTAAAAGAAGTTGATGTTCACGCACTTTCTCATATCACTGGCGGTGGCTTCTGGGAAAACATCCCTCGTGTACTACCTGAGTCAGCGAAAGCAGTGATCAAGGGTGATAGCTGGCAATGGCCTGCAATCTTCAACTGGCTACAAGAAAACGGTAACATTGCAACTCACGAGATGTACCGCACATTCAACTGCGGTGTTGGCATGATCTTAGTTGTTCCAGCTGATAAGCTTGAGCAAAGTCTTGAAATCCTAAAAGAACAAGGCGAGAACGCTTGGCACATCGGTGAAATTCAAGACGCTCAGGCTGGTGAAGAACAAGTTGAGATCTTAGGTGGTGCCGAGTAA
- a CDS encoding DUF3108 domain-containing protein, which yields MLIGISALLSTSTFANSLTEYHAEYQVSRKGEVHGTATRDLTKIADATYAVRYKSDIEWMIFSDVRTEESLFKVTEHTVSPLHYSMTREGTGPDKSYKIKFDHQNQAITSSEEKYPLKVKWLENQQDLISYQVQLREDLKAGKTKFSYPIIDKKGGQRSYDFEVVGEEMITLPFGNVKTIKVKRVYDDSDRQAIAWFAPNYDHMLVKMFKGKDGMEQFQIELKTYQPKSDS from the coding sequence GTGCTAATTGGTATTAGCGCTCTACTTTCTACCTCCACATTTGCAAACTCGCTCACTGAATATCACGCCGAATACCAAGTTTCGCGCAAAGGTGAGGTTCATGGTACGGCCACCCGCGATCTCACAAAAATTGCAGACGCAACATACGCTGTGCGCTACAAAAGTGATATCGAATGGATGATTTTTTCGGACGTAAGAACTGAAGAGTCATTGTTTAAAGTCACCGAGCATACTGTAAGCCCACTACACTATAGCATGACTCGTGAAGGGACTGGCCCAGATAAAAGCTACAAAATTAAGTTTGATCATCAAAACCAAGCAATTACCTCCAGTGAAGAAAAGTATCCACTGAAAGTGAAGTGGCTTGAGAATCAGCAAGATTTAATTAGTTATCAGGTACAGCTGCGAGAAGACCTGAAAGCCGGAAAAACCAAGTTTAGCTACCCAATCATAGACAAAAAAGGCGGCCAGCGAAGCTATGATTTTGAAGTTGTCGGCGAGGAAATGATCACCTTACCTTTTGGTAATGTCAAAACCATCAAGGTTAAGCGCGTTTACGATGATAGCGACCGACAAGCTATTGCTTGGTTTGCTCCTAACTACGATCACATGTTGGTTAAAATGTTTAAAGGCAAAGATGGTATGGAACAATTTCAGATTGAGCTTAAAACCTATCAACCAAAATCTGATAGTTGA
- a CDS encoding zinc-binding dehydrogenase: MMKAVRFNHTNGLTFEQGEINLPEATDDQVLVKVEYVGLSFIDTKVANCPCEETPNRVFGVDAVGIVEKACKTGFPEPGTRVFWHGDIREHGTMSEFALVPSHALTVLPTNVDGKLAAASIAPAMCALIALFKLQLNAGDTVLIESAHHPVGQMAIQFAKQLGLGVAACSESKHKKLLEKLGADLVYCHPDFAGLADALQLHFGAAEVQGALDVTGTHTQQLIAHLTFCGRVSCLAGLPAIEQHILMKKAPNIGIVSLCGSWLSNSVCAQQRMAFIGNALAEKLEKNEITLQQLESISPQHDAIIETLEKLGSCDNIAFFVADMER, from the coding sequence ATGATGAAAGCAGTCCGATTCAATCACACAAATGGACTTACCTTCGAGCAGGGAGAAATTAATTTGCCTGAAGCAACGGATGATCAGGTTTTGGTCAAAGTTGAATACGTTGGTTTAAGCTTTATCGATACAAAGGTGGCCAATTGTCCCTGTGAAGAAACACCAAACAGAGTGTTTGGCGTGGACGCTGTGGGTATTGTGGAAAAAGCATGTAAAACAGGGTTTCCAGAGCCGGGAACTCGAGTATTCTGGCACGGCGATATTCGAGAGCATGGTACGATGAGTGAATTTGCCTTGGTGCCAAGTCATGCACTTACTGTCTTGCCAACAAACGTCGATGGAAAACTGGCCGCAGCTTCAATTGCTCCAGCAATGTGCGCGTTAATAGCTCTTTTCAAACTGCAGTTAAATGCTGGGGATACGGTCTTAATCGAATCGGCTCATCACCCAGTTGGTCAAATGGCGATACAATTTGCAAAACAGTTGGGTTTGGGCGTTGCGGCATGTTCTGAATCTAAGCATAAAAAGCTGCTTGAGAAACTAGGCGCGGATCTGGTGTATTGTCATCCTGACTTTGCGGGTTTGGCTGATGCGTTGCAGCTTCACTTTGGTGCCGCAGAGGTACAAGGTGCGTTGGACGTGACGGGCACACATACTCAGCAACTGATTGCGCACTTGACATTTTGTGGCCGCGTCAGCTGCCTAGCTGGGTTGCCAGCCATTGAACAGCATATATTGATGAAGAAAGCCCCCAATATAGGAATTGTTTCCTTATGCGGCAGCTGGCTTTCAAATAGCGTCTGTGCACAGCAAAGAATGGCATTTATTGGAAACGCGCTTGCAGAAAAGCTTGAAAAAAATGAAATCACTTTGCAGCAACTTGAGTCAATTTCGCCGCAGCATGATGCGATAATAGAAACACTGGAAAAACTGGGAAGCTGCGATAATATCGCGTTTTTTGTGGCAGATATGGAACGCTAG
- a CDS encoding LacI family DNA-binding transcriptional regulator produces MKKVTINSVAEYAGVSKKTVSRVLNNEPNVSPATREKVLKVFEELNYKPNPIARGLAQNRSFIIGCLYDNPSKSYITRVQSGALEACQKHSYNLLIHPCELRGQDLIDNVEQLLTTSRLDGIVLTPPFSDSNELIAFLKQRNIPYARVASAIEGDDSISIRSNDEQGAFELTEHLINLGHTEIAFIKGHPDHSATENRFSGYQKALAKHGIEYRERLVAEGNFSYHSGADSAKAILDLEPRPTAVFASNDYMAAAVLKLATQREIKVPEQLSIAGFDNAPIARHIWPGLTTIAQPVEEMTRIAVEELIKHITQPQEAPFQQVLEAKLITRESTKARSSS; encoded by the coding sequence ATGAAAAAAGTAACTATTAATAGCGTTGCCGAATATGCCGGAGTATCTAAAAAGACTGTATCTCGAGTATTAAATAACGAGCCAAATGTTAGTCCAGCAACGCGGGAAAAAGTCCTGAAAGTCTTTGAAGAGCTGAATTATAAGCCAAATCCTATTGCACGCGGTTTGGCACAAAACCGTAGCTTTATCATTGGCTGTTTATACGACAATCCATCAAAAAGCTATATCACGCGAGTGCAAAGTGGTGCGCTGGAAGCGTGTCAGAAGCATAGTTACAATTTATTGATACATCCTTGTGAACTGCGCGGCCAAGACCTCATCGACAATGTTGAGCAGCTGCTGACCACATCGAGACTTGATGGTATTGTGCTTACTCCACCGTTTTCAGACTCCAACGAGCTTATTGCTTTTTTAAAGCAACGTAATATTCCCTATGCACGCGTTGCTTCAGCCATTGAAGGTGATGATTCGATTTCAATTCGCAGTAATGACGAGCAGGGGGCTTTTGAGTTAACTGAGCATCTGATCAATTTAGGTCATACCGAAATTGCCTTTATTAAAGGTCACCCTGATCACAGTGCTACAGAAAATCGTTTCTCTGGCTACCAAAAAGCGCTAGCAAAACATGGCATTGAATATCGCGAACGATTAGTTGCAGAAGGTAACTTTAGTTATCACTCAGGTGCAGACAGTGCAAAAGCCATATTGGACTTAGAGCCAAGGCCAACGGCTGTATTTGCATCAAACGACTACATGGCTGCGGCCGTGTTAAAACTTGCGACCCAGAGAGAGATCAAAGTGCCCGAGCAGTTATCTATTGCTGGGTTTGATAACGCACCTATCGCAAGGCATATTTGGCCGGGCCTGACGACGATAGCACAGCCCGTGGAAGAAATGACTCGGATAGCGGTAGAAGAGCTGATTAAGCATATAACTCAGCCGCAAGAAGCACCGTTTCAGCAGGTTTTAGAAGCTAAACTCATCACTCGAGAATCGACGAAAGCGCGCTCGAGCTCATAA
- a CDS encoding putative bifunctional diguanylate cyclase/phosphodiesterase — protein sequence MNCLSLTSLQELNEIATQAKYNAEHDFLTDLENRQRCIDAINERKHQQLDFSVILVDLNNFKQINDAKGHFFGDKLLVELAHKMGAALLPRSKLYRMGGDEFIILMDVTDVNCIYSQNNALLSELKSGIEVEELQLDVTYSAGASLWTKSRQLDVFELLKQADIAMYSAKHSRQSIVIFDEELHEGIEAEFQMLANLKVALARGELALHYQPIVCSKSGDIHGVEALLRWPQPDGSMTMPDQFIELAERNNLIRQLSTFVINRVFQDLAILTEIDNKLVVHINLSCQDFAEQNLINTLAMLLDTHRVDPTHIVFELTESTVMEEVEKARSMIETLIDMGFAVSIDDFGTGFSSFSILKELPISQIKIDGSFVRQSHESEKDQAIVETSMFLARKLNCSIVAEGVESDACLQYLYSLDCPYIQGFQICEPLSLSECVKWINSQSMVRGAMKRLDG from the coding sequence GTGAATTGTTTGAGTCTAACTAGCCTGCAAGAATTGAATGAAATTGCAACACAGGCCAAGTATAACGCAGAACATGATTTTTTAACGGATTTAGAGAATCGCCAGCGTTGCATTGATGCTATTAATGAACGTAAACATCAGCAGCTTGATTTTAGTGTTATTCTGGTAGATTTGAATAATTTCAAGCAGATCAATGATGCTAAAGGGCACTTTTTTGGTGATAAATTACTGGTGGAACTGGCGCATAAAATGGGGGCAGCACTGCTTCCTCGTAGCAAGTTATATCGCATGGGCGGCGATGAATTTATTATTTTAATGGACGTGACAGACGTAAATTGTATTTACTCCCAGAACAATGCGCTGCTGAGTGAGCTAAAGTCAGGTATTGAAGTTGAAGAGCTACAACTTGACGTGACGTACAGTGCAGGCGCAAGCTTATGGACTAAGTCTCGTCAGCTCGATGTTTTTGAGCTATTGAAGCAAGCTGACATCGCTATGTATTCGGCCAAACATAGCCGGCAAAGCATTGTTATTTTTGATGAAGAGCTTCATGAGGGAATTGAAGCCGAATTCCAGATGCTGGCCAATCTAAAGGTTGCGCTCGCACGTGGTGAACTTGCGCTTCATTATCAACCGATTGTTTGTTCGAAAAGTGGTGATATTCATGGGGTTGAAGCCTTACTTAGATGGCCGCAGCCAGATGGCTCAATGACAATGCCGGATCAATTTATTGAATTGGCGGAGCGTAATAATTTGATCCGCCAGCTGAGTACATTTGTGATCAATCGTGTTTTTCAAGATCTCGCTATCTTAACTGAAATAGATAACAAGTTAGTTGTACATATTAATCTTTCTTGTCAGGACTTTGCCGAGCAGAACTTAATTAATACCCTCGCAATGCTTCTGGATACACACCGAGTAGACCCAACACATATTGTGTTTGAGCTCACGGAAAGTACGGTGATGGAAGAAGTTGAGAAGGCACGGAGCATGATTGAAACGTTAATTGATATGGGATTTGCAGTCAGCATTGATGATTTTGGTACTGGTTTTTCTTCATTTTCAATATTAAAGGAGTTACCAATTTCTCAAATTAAAATTGATGGCTCGTTTGTGAGGCAAAGCCATGAAAGTGAAAAAGATCAAGCCATAGTCGAAACAAGTATGTTTTTAGCGCGTAAATTGAATTGCAGTATAGTTGCTGAGGGTGTTGAAAGCGATGCCTGCTTGCAGTATTTGTATAGCTTGGATTGTCCTTATATTCAGGGCTTCCAGATCTGTGAACCACTCTCGCTAAGCGAATGCGTAAAGTGGATTAATTCCCAGAGCATGGTGAGAGGTGCGATGAAAAGGTTAGACGGATGA
- a CDS encoding LysR substrate-binding domain-containing protein, whose product MDISSRLLIFLDVVERGSFASAAQLRNIDRSVISKQMTKLEEELGVRLMNRTTRSFSLTSAGSEMVKKAEELRLLLNDTQRIAQNYHTEPKGLLKIASSTVVGRRYVQPVINDFQKRFPHVEVELRLEDRLVDLVGEGFDLAFRVGEPKDSSLIARRIARNRLLILASPTFLKAHGTPSSLEELSELPAATYASDALRFTSITYQDEQGIEQQMPVKSIFRTNDGDTLLESVLSGTCYIVAPAFLVGKEIIEGKLQPILTNIKLVDFAAMYALYPHRDLPVRTRLFLDAFRAYIGEETPIWETEIPGFEQMYGFVPPKPMLTF is encoded by the coding sequence ATGGATATTAGCAGCAGATTATTAATCTTTTTAGACGTTGTGGAGCGCGGTTCCTTTGCCAGTGCGGCACAGTTGAGAAATATTGACCGTTCTGTCATTTCTAAACAGATGACCAAATTAGAAGAAGAGCTTGGCGTAAGATTAATGAACCGTACAACTCGCTCTTTCTCACTCACTTCTGCTGGTTCTGAGATGGTAAAAAAAGCAGAGGAGCTAAGGCTATTACTCAACGACACACAACGGATCGCACAAAATTATCACACCGAGCCTAAAGGTTTGCTTAAAATTGCGAGCTCCACTGTAGTAGGTAGACGCTATGTACAGCCTGTCATTAACGATTTTCAGAAACGTTTCCCCCACGTCGAGGTTGAGCTTCGACTTGAAGACAGATTAGTAGATTTGGTCGGTGAAGGTTTTGATTTAGCTTTTCGTGTCGGCGAACCGAAAGATTCTTCGCTTATCGCTCGTAGAATTGCACGCAATCGATTGCTCATATTAGCAAGCCCAACCTTCTTAAAAGCCCATGGCACACCAAGCTCCCTTGAAGAGCTCAGCGAGTTACCTGCAGCAACTTACGCCAGTGATGCGCTAAGGTTTACCAGTATCACCTATCAAGACGAGCAAGGCATCGAACAACAAATGCCTGTTAAAAGTATCTTTAGAACCAATGACGGAGATACCTTGCTAGAAAGTGTATTATCAGGTACATGCTACATCGTAGCGCCTGCGTTTTTAGTTGGTAAAGAGATTATTGAAGGGAAGTTACAGCCAATTTTAACGAATATTAAGTTAGTTGACTTCGCTGCGATGTATGCCCTCTACCCTCACCGAGATTTACCGGTTAGAACGAGGCTTTTCTTAGATGCATTCAGAGCATATATTGGTGAGGAAACACCGATTTGGGAAACAGAGATCCCGGGGTTTGAACAAATGTATGGCTTCGTCCCACCTAAACCCATGTTGACGTTCTAG
- the purN gene encoding phosphoribosylglycinamide formyltransferase — protein sequence MAPTRLVVLISGSGSNLQAIIDACKAGYIQGEIAAVISNKADAYGLTRAQEAGIATSVLDHKQYTSREEYDVALGQLIDSFTPDLVVLAGFMRILTPNLVQKFRGKMLNIHPSLLPKYQGLNTHQRAIDANDAEHGASVHFVTEELDGGPVVCQAKVAILPDDTAESLAQRVHKQEHILYPLVVKWFSEQRLTMEADYAVFDNKTLPIQGAPYPEK from the coding sequence ATGGCACCCACTCGCCTTGTAGTTCTGATTTCTGGGAGTGGTTCGAATTTGCAAGCCATCATTGATGCTTGCAAAGCTGGCTATATTCAAGGTGAAATTGCTGCCGTTATTAGTAATAAAGCGGACGCATACGGCCTAACCAGAGCGCAAGAAGCTGGCATAGCAACATCCGTTTTAGACCATAAGCAATACACTTCTCGTGAAGAGTATGATGTTGCGCTTGGTCAACTAATTGATAGCTTTACACCAGATTTGGTTGTATTAGCTGGATTTATGCGTATTCTAACTCCAAACTTGGTGCAAAAATTTAGAGGAAAAATGTTGAACATTCATCCTTCTTTGTTGCCTAAGTATCAAGGGTTGAACACCCACCAAAGAGCAATCGATGCAAACGATGCAGAACATGGTGCTAGCGTTCACTTTGTCACAGAGGAGTTAGATGGTGGTCCTGTGGTCTGTCAAGCCAAGGTCGCTATTCTTCCAGATGATACGGCAGAGTCACTGGCGCAACGTGTGCATAAGCAAGAACACATTCTTTATCCTTTGGTGGTCAAATGGTTCAGCGAACAAAGACTAACAATGGAAGCAGACTATGCTGTTTTTGATAACAAAACCTTACCAATTCAAGGCGCACCGTACCCAGAAAAATAA